Proteins encoded by one window of Rutidosis leptorrhynchoides isolate AG116_Rl617_1_P2 chromosome 7, CSIRO_AGI_Rlap_v1, whole genome shotgun sequence:
- the LOC139856904 gene encoding 7-deoxyloganetin glucosyltransferase-like, which yields MGSQQEKKPRALCIPAPLQGHINPMLKLAKILHSKGFDITFVNTEFNHQRLLRSQGVDALNGLPSFRFETIPDGLPPPKNKDATQDIPSLAKSTDETCLGPFKDVLAKVNNESCNPVSCIVSDMLMGFTLSAAEEFGIPEILLWTSSASSLICYSHYRSLLEKGLMPLKDPSFLANGYLDAVIDIPTMSGIRLKDLPPFIRKIYPGDEFMVQFLCSQVKRAKLASAIIFNTFDTLDNEVLDSLSTMYPPCYEIGPLHILEENIGDKSLASFKSNLWKEEHECLKWLDSQAPLSVNYVNFGSITVMTPQQLVEFCWGLAKSNCPFLWVIRPDLVIGDSAVLPQEFVNETRDRGMLVGWCPQEEVLNHPSIGGFLTHCGWNSTLESISSGVPMICWPFFADQQTNCWWSCNKWGVGMEINADVKSDEVAKMVIELMNGEKGNEMRKNAIELKNKAKEACAHPLGSSMINLERLIKLMQSFSE from the exons ATGGGTTCACAACAAGAGAAAAAACCACGCGCATTATGCATACCAGCCCCATTACAAGGTCACATTAACCCAATGCTAAAACTTGCCAAAATCCTTCATTCAAAAGGTTTCGATATCACATTCGTCAACACCGAATTCAACCACCAACGACTCCTTCGGTCTCAAGGAGTCGATGCGCTAAATGGTCTCCCATCGTTTCGTTTCGAGACCATTCCTGATGGGCTTCCACCGCCTAAAAACAAAGATGCAACCCAAGATATACCATCTCTAGCCAAGTCTACTGATGAAACTTGTTTAGGCCCGTTTAAAGATGTATTAGCCAAAGTTAACAACGAGTCTTGTAACCCGGTGAGTTGCATAGTGTCTGATATGCTTATGGGATTCACCCTATCTGCGGCCGAAGAATTCGGTATCCCGGAAATATTACTATGGACCAGTAGTGCTAGTTCCTTAATATGTTACAGTCATTATCGAAGTCTTTTGGAAAAGGGTTTGATGCCCCTTAAAG ATCCGAGTTTTTTAGCTAATGGTTATTTAGACGCGGTCATTGATATACCTACTATGTCCGGTATACGTCTGAAAGATCTTCCACCGTTCATAAGAAAGATCTACCCTGGCGACGAGTTCATGGTCCAATTTTTGTGCTCACAAGTAAAGAGAGCGAAACTAGCTTCCGCTATCATTTTCAACACATTCGATACACTCGATAATGAAGTTTTGGATTCACTCTCTACAATGTACCCTCCATGCTATGAGATTGGCCCTTTGCATATACTTGAAGAAAATATCGGGGACAAATCTCTTGCATCATTCAAATCAAACTTGTGGAAAGAAGAACATGAATGTTTAAAATGGCTAGATTCACAAGCACCATTATCCGTTAATTATGTCAACTTTGGTAGCATTACGGTTATGACACCTCAACAACTAGTCGAATTCTGTTGGGGACTTGCTAAGAGTAATTGTCCATTTCTTTGGGTGATACGACCTGACCTCGTGATTGGTGACTCTGCTGTTCTGCCACAAGAGTTTGTGAACGAGACTCGTGATAGAGGGATGTTGGTTGGATGGTGCCCGCAAGAAGAAGTTTTAAATCATCCGTCAATTGGAGGATTTTTAACACATTGTGGATGGAACTCAACGCTTGAAAGCATATCTAGTGGTGTACCGATGATATGTTGGCCTTTTTTCGCGGACCAACAAACGAATTGTTGGTGGAGTTGTAACAAGTGGGGTGTAGGTATGGAGATTAACGCTGATGTAAAGAGTGATGAAGTTGCGAAAATGGTGATTGAGTTGATGAATGGAGAAAAAGGGAATGAGATGAGAAAGAATGCAATTGAATTGAAGAATAAGGCTAAGGAGGCTTGTGCTCATCCTTTAGGCTCATCGATGATTAATTTGGAGAGATTAATCAAGTTGATGCAATCATTTTCAGAATGA